A part of Isachenkonia alkalipeptolytica genomic DNA contains:
- a CDS encoding helix-turn-helix domain-containing protein has translation MAKHLSYDDRLDIEKYLKSNYSLSEIARELNRHKSTISREITIRSRTVKKGCYGRNYNACIHRYSCESDRVCSDKKCSRKYKHCKFCGRCNDYCEYFRVDHCEKLQSTPYVCNGCEDRRRCTLTKFIYDATTAHKSYEELLVESRIGIESSPEEIKKLDEFIKPLVNNGQSVHHILVNNKDKIMVSEKTIYKYIEIGALSVKNIDLPRKVRYRPRRKVQRGYKVDKKCLEGRRYDDYLAFIEENKDISVVQMDSVEGNKGGKVLLTIHFVDVSFMLMFLRDANDAKSVEECFQMIVDASGSEYYKRLFPVILTDNGSEF, from the coding sequence ATGGCAAAGCATTTATCTTACGATGATCGACTGGATATTGAAAAATATCTAAAATCCAATTATTCTTTGTCCGAAATTGCAAGAGAACTCAACAGACATAAATCAACCATATCTAGAGAAATAACTATTCGGTCTAGGACAGTAAAGAAAGGTTGTTATGGCCGAAATTATAATGCTTGTATCCATAGATATAGTTGTGAGTCGGATCGTGTTTGCAGTGATAAAAAATGCAGTCGCAAATACAAACATTGTAAATTTTGTGGTAGATGCAATGATTACTGCGAGTACTTTAGGGTGGATCATTGCGAAAAACTTCAATCGACTCCATATGTTTGCAACGGCTGTGAAGACAGAAGGAGGTGTACGCTAACCAAGTTTATCTACGATGCTACTACTGCCCATAAAAGCTACGAAGAACTCCTTGTGGAATCTAGAATTGGCATTGAAAGCTCCCCGGAAGAAATTAAGAAATTAGACGAATTCATCAAACCACTGGTCAACAATGGTCAATCAGTGCACCATATCCTTGTCAATAATAAAGATAAAATTATGGTTAGTGAGAAAACAATATATAAATACATTGAAATCGGCGCTTTATCCGTAAAAAACATAGATTTACCAAGGAAAGTACGATACAGACCTAGAAGAAAAGTTCAACGGGGATATAAGGTCGACAAGAAGTGCCTTGAAGGCAGAAGGTATGATGATTATCTTGCCTTTATTGAAGAAAACAAGGATATTTCAGTCGTTCAAATGGACTCTGTAGAGGGCAATAAAGGCGGTAAGGTATTGCTTACCATTCATTTTGTGGACGTATCCTTTATGCTTATGTTTCTCAGGGATGCTAATGATGCAAAGAGCGTTGAGGAATGCTTTCAGATGATCGTAGATGCTTCTGGATCTGAATATTATAAAAGGCTCTTCCCGGTCATTTTAACAGACAATGGCAGCGAGTTTT